In Promicromonospora sp. Populi, one genomic interval encodes:
- the pyrH gene encoding UMP kinase: MSDEATQDFAVDDEGKPARRVLLKLSGEAFGGGSVGLDADVVRRMAKEIGVAVRDGIQVAIVVGGGNFFRGAELSVAGMDRARADYMGMLGTVMNCLALQDFLEQAGVKTRVQTAITMGQVAEPYIPLRAIRHMEKGRVVIFGAGAGMPYFSTDTVAVQRALETHCEQVVMGKNGVDGVYDSDPRRNPDAKKLDHLTYTDALVNRLGVMDDTALAMCRDNDVQMRVFGMEGEGNVTRALAGEPIGTLITTR, encoded by the coding sequence GTGAGCGACGAGGCGACCCAGGACTTCGCGGTGGACGACGAGGGCAAGCCGGCCCGGCGTGTCCTGTTGAAACTGTCGGGTGAGGCATTCGGCGGCGGCAGCGTGGGGCTCGATGCCGACGTCGTCCGGCGGATGGCGAAGGAGATCGGTGTGGCCGTCCGAGACGGCATCCAGGTCGCCATCGTCGTCGGCGGCGGGAACTTCTTCCGCGGCGCCGAGCTGAGCGTGGCCGGGATGGACCGCGCCCGCGCGGACTACATGGGCATGCTCGGCACGGTCATGAACTGCCTGGCCCTCCAGGACTTCCTGGAGCAGGCCGGCGTCAAGACGCGGGTGCAGACCGCCATCACGATGGGCCAGGTCGCCGAGCCCTACATCCCGCTGCGCGCGATCCGGCACATGGAGAAGGGCCGCGTGGTCATCTTCGGTGCGGGCGCGGGCATGCCGTACTTCTCCACCGACACCGTCGCGGTGCAGCGGGCGCTGGAGACGCACTGCGAGCAGGTGGTCATGGGCAAGAACGGCGTCGACGGCGTCTACGACTCGGACCCGCGCCGCAACCCCGACGCGAAGAAGCTTGACCACCTGACCTACACCGACGCCCTCGTGAACCGGCTCGGCGTCATGGACGACACGGCGCTGGCCATGTGCCGCGACAACGACGTCCAGATGCGGGTCTTCGGTATGGAGGGCGAGGGCAACGTCACCCGCGCGCTGGCCGGTGAGCCGATCGGCACGCTGATCACCACACGCTGA
- the lepB gene encoding signal peptidase I, which translates to MFSMLKEVGIIVISALVLSWLIKTLLVQPFYIPSASMEDTLTQGDRVMASRLTPGPFDLEHGDIVVFVDPGDWLPPYVPPERGPVGDAAVSFLTTVGLLPQDTGDHLIKRLIGLPGDTVVCCDAEGRVSVNGTPIDESYIKPGSIPSQDPFDVTVPDGMLWVMGDNRQDSMDSRYNRSKPGGGFVPVDNVVGTAFATVWPLDRLNWHSRPNDVFAGVPDAPPAGQ; encoded by the coding sequence ATGTTCTCGATGCTCAAAGAGGTCGGCATCATCGTGATCAGCGCGCTGGTCCTCTCGTGGCTGATCAAGACGCTGCTCGTGCAGCCGTTCTACATCCCGAGCGCCTCCATGGAGGACACCCTCACGCAGGGTGACCGCGTGATGGCGTCGCGCCTGACGCCCGGCCCGTTCGACCTGGAGCACGGGGACATCGTCGTCTTCGTGGACCCGGGCGACTGGCTGCCGCCGTACGTGCCGCCGGAGCGTGGGCCGGTCGGCGATGCCGCGGTGTCGTTCCTGACCACCGTGGGCCTGCTGCCGCAGGACACGGGCGACCACCTCATCAAGCGCCTGATCGGCCTGCCCGGCGACACGGTCGTGTGCTGTGACGCCGAGGGGCGGGTGTCGGTGAACGGCACGCCGATCGACGAGTCGTACATCAAGCCGGGGTCGATCCCGAGCCAGGACCCGTTCGACGTCACCGTGCCCGACGGCATGCTCTGGGTGATGGGCGACAACCGCCAGGACTCCATGGACTCGCGGTACAACCGCAGCAAGCCGGGCGGCGGGTTCGTGCCGGTCGACAACGTGGTGGGGACGGCGTTCGCCACCGTGTGGCCGCTGGACCGCCTGAATTGGCACAGCCGCCCGAACGACGTCTTCGCGGGTGTCCCCGACGCACCTCCCGCGGGGCAGTAG
- a CDS encoding zinc-binding alcohol dehydrogenase family protein: MRAVQVTEFGGPEMLKSVEVPEPTVGPGQVLIDVTRIGVNYADTHQVENSYQTPTKLPFVPGSEVIGRTQDGTRVAALLTGGGGYAERAVTDEAMTFPVPDGVDDLTALSMLVQGATAWIMLRKNAHLEPGESVVVHAAAGGVGTIAVQLAKAWGAGRVVATASTDDKRALALRLGADVAVDSRADDMTTTLIDANGRRVDIVLDMVGGTTTDQSIAALAPFGRLVFYGMAGRTQPKAIELRNLLGHSTTVAGMWLPHVFRLPGNIYGTALTELFELAGRGEIRAVAGGEYALADARDAHEALRSRGTVGKLLLDPTR; this comes from the coding sequence ATGCGTGCTGTACAGGTGACCGAGTTCGGCGGACCCGAGATGCTCAAGTCCGTCGAGGTACCCGAGCCGACCGTAGGGCCCGGGCAGGTGCTCATCGACGTCACGCGCATCGGTGTGAACTACGCCGACACCCATCAGGTGGAGAACTCCTACCAGACGCCGACCAAGCTGCCGTTCGTCCCGGGCTCCGAGGTGATCGGCCGCACGCAGGACGGCACGCGGGTCGCCGCGCTGCTTACCGGCGGGGGCGGATACGCCGAGCGCGCCGTCACCGACGAGGCCATGACGTTCCCCGTGCCGGACGGCGTCGACGACCTCACCGCCCTGTCGATGCTGGTGCAGGGTGCGACCGCCTGGATCATGCTCCGCAAGAACGCCCACCTCGAACCCGGGGAGTCCGTGGTGGTGCACGCCGCCGCGGGCGGCGTCGGCACCATCGCCGTGCAGCTCGCCAAGGCGTGGGGCGCCGGTCGGGTGGTCGCGACGGCGAGCACCGACGACAAGCGCGCCCTGGCCCTCCGGCTCGGGGCCGACGTCGCCGTGGACTCTCGTGCCGACGACATGACGACGACCCTCATCGACGCCAACGGGCGCCGCGTCGACATCGTGCTCGACATGGTCGGCGGGACCACCACCGACCAGAGCATCGCGGCCCTAGCGCCGTTCGGCCGCCTCGTCTTCTACGGCATGGCGGGGCGCACGCAGCCCAAGGCCATCGAGCTGCGCAACCTGCTGGGCCACAGCACCACCGTCGCCGGCATGTGGCTGCCGCACGTGTTCCGCCTGCCCGGGAACATCTACGGCACCGCGCTGACGGAGCTGTTCGAGCTGGCCGGGCGTGGCGAGATCCGTGCCGTCGCGGGCGGCGAGTACGCGCTCGCCGACGCCCGGGACGCGCACGAGGCGCTGCGCTCGCGCGGGACCGTGGGCAAGCTCCTGCTCGACCCCACGCGCTGA
- a CDS encoding ribonuclease HII, with the protein MRAVPTLRQERALLASGARLVAGMDEVGRGALAGPVSVGVVVVDAATRTGPKGVADSKLLTPAAREAIAPAVRRWAVAWGVGHAGPAEIDEHGIIAALRMAGRRALAQVRLVCGDVDVVVLDGKHNWLSTPSLDLFAAADATPAEMGPEPAVRTLIKADMTCTSVAAASVLAKVERDGILVELAQRHPEYAWDQNKGYSAKAHMDALGLHGPTPQHRRSWNLPGTAASVG; encoded by the coding sequence GTGCGCGCGGTACCCACGCTGCGTCAGGAGCGGGCGCTCCTCGCCTCCGGCGCCCGCCTCGTCGCGGGGATGGACGAGGTGGGGCGCGGGGCCCTCGCGGGCCCCGTGAGCGTGGGCGTCGTGGTGGTCGACGCCGCGACGCGCACCGGGCCGAAGGGTGTCGCCGACTCGAAGCTGCTGACGCCGGCCGCGCGCGAGGCGATCGCGCCCGCCGTGCGGCGCTGGGCGGTGGCCTGGGGTGTGGGGCACGCAGGCCCGGCCGAGATCGACGAGCACGGCATCATCGCCGCGCTCCGGATGGCCGGACGGCGCGCGCTCGCCCAGGTGCGGCTCGTGTGCGGTGACGTCGACGTCGTTGTGCTGGACGGCAAGCACAACTGGCTCTCGACCCCGTCGCTCGACCTGTTCGCGGCCGCGGACGCCACTCCCGCCGAGATGGGACCCGAACCCGCCGTGCGGACGCTGATCAAGGCGGACATGACCTGTACGTCGGTGGCCGCGGCCAGCGTGCTGGCCAAGGTGGAGCGCGACGGGATCCTCGTCGAGCTGGCGCAGCGGCACCCCGAGTACGCGTGGGACCAGAACAAGGGCTACAGCGCGAAGGCGCACATGGACGCCCTCGGGCTGCACGGGCCGACACCACAGCACCGCAGATCCTGGAACCTGCCCGGAACTGCCGCGTCGGTGGGATGA
- a CDS encoding YraN family protein codes for MAKKDGVGRYGERVALRHVEERGWSVLDTNWRGKDGELDIVALDGDVLVVVEVKTRSGVGFGHPAEAVTPRKLARIKRLTGQWLTAFRDGLATARLHEEAMPGSPVPLLPDVRTRFGAIRIDVVAVTLPRQGRAVVEHLESVA; via the coding sequence ATGGCGAAGAAAGACGGCGTGGGCCGGTACGGCGAGCGGGTGGCGCTGCGGCACGTGGAGGAACGCGGCTGGTCGGTGCTCGACACCAACTGGCGCGGCAAGGACGGGGAGCTCGACATCGTCGCCCTCGACGGCGACGTGCTCGTGGTGGTCGAGGTCAAGACTCGGTCCGGGGTGGGCTTCGGGCATCCCGCGGAGGCGGTCACGCCTCGCAAGCTGGCGCGCATCAAGCGGCTGACGGGGCAGTGGCTCACCGCGTTCCGGGACGGGCTCGCCACGGCCCGGCTGCACGAGGAGGCGATGCCGGGCAGCCCGGTGCCGCTGCTGCCGGACGTGCGCACCCGCTTCGGCGCCATCCGGATCGACGTGGTGGCCGTGACCCTGCCGCGGCAGGGGCGAGCCGTCGTCGAGCACCTCGAGTCGGTGGCCTGA
- the rpsB gene encoding 30S ribosomal protein S2: MAVVSMRQLLESGVHFGHQTRRWNPKMKRFIFTERNGIYIVDLQQSLHFIDTAYDFVKETVAHGGSILFVGTKKQAQEPVAEQAARVGMPYVNHRWLGGMLTNFTTVHKRLQRMKELEEIDFDDVAASGLTKKELLVLRREKDKLARTLGGIRDMAKVPSAVWIVDTNKEHLAVDEARKLGIPVVAILDTNCDPDMVDYAIPGNDDAIRSVTLLTRVIADAAAEGLMQRHSGNKTGAEAEAAAEPLAEWERELLAGAEGTVETPAESAEGNVTDAAAEAAAAATPAGPAAVVEAVEAAEATTAPAAEVVVETAPEAVEAVEAAPEAVEAPEAAEAEAETEK; this comes from the coding sequence ATGGCCGTCGTGTCCATGCGCCAGCTCCTCGAGAGCGGTGTCCACTTCGGACACCAGACCCGCCGTTGGAACCCGAAGATGAAGCGCTTCATCTTCACGGAGCGCAACGGCATCTACATCGTCGACCTGCAGCAGTCGCTGCACTTCATCGACACCGCCTACGACTTCGTCAAGGAGACGGTCGCTCACGGCGGCTCGATCCTCTTCGTCGGCACCAAGAAGCAGGCACAGGAGCCGGTGGCCGAGCAGGCCGCCCGCGTCGGTATGCCGTACGTGAACCACCGCTGGCTCGGTGGCATGCTCACGAACTTCACCACCGTCCACAAGCGCCTTCAGCGGATGAAGGAGCTCGAGGAGATCGACTTCGACGACGTGGCGGCCTCGGGCCTCACGAAGAAGGAGCTCCTGGTGCTGCGCCGCGAGAAGGACAAGCTCGCGCGCACGCTCGGCGGTATCCGGGACATGGCCAAGGTTCCCTCGGCCGTCTGGATCGTCGACACGAACAAGGAGCACCTCGCGGTGGACGAGGCCCGCAAGCTGGGCATCCCCGTCGTGGCGATCCTCGACACCAACTGCGACCCCGACATGGTCGACTACGCGATCCCGGGCAACGACGACGCGATCCGCTCCGTCACGCTGCTCACCCGCGTGATCGCGGACGCCGCTGCCGAGGGCCTCATGCAGCGCCACTCGGGCAACAAGACCGGTGCCGAGGCCGAGGCCGCCGCCGAGCCGCTGGCCGAGTGGGAGCGCGAGCTCCTGGCCGGCGCCGAGGGCACCGTCGAGACCCCGGCCGAGTCCGCCGAGGGCAACGTCACCGACGCCGCCGCCGAGGCTGCTGCTGCCGCCACGCCGGCTGGGCCCGCCGCCGTCGTCGAGGCCGTGGAGGCCGCCGAGGCCACGACGGCTCCGGCCGCCGAGGTCGTCGTCGAGACTGCCCCCGAGGCCGTCGAGGCCGTCGAGGCAGCTCCGGAGGCCGTCGAGGCCCCCGAGGCCGCTGAGGCAGAGGCCGAGACCGAGAAGTGA
- a CDS encoding YifB family Mg chelatase-like AAA ATPase produces the protein MGTATTRAVSLVGMQGHVVEVQAHLAASVPGFSLVGLPDAALSESRDRVRAAVTSTGLQWPVKKITVNLSPASLRKQGSAYDLAIAVAILAGAEGPSSAGLSRTGLDRMVHLGELGLDGRLQPVRGVLPSVAAAVDAGYPDVVVAAGDLDEARLVPGARVVGAASLAEVVALHGGPPELVRDVVTVRPARPALPARQPGDLADVIGQERPRAALEVAAAGGHHLLLVGPPGAGKTMLASRLPGILPDLTDREAVEVTAVHSVAGTFDPGGGLIRRPPFEDPHHTATQAAVVGGGSGVPRPGAVSRAHRGVLFLDEAPEFGSKVLETLRQPLEQGELVIHRSGGAARYPARFQLVLAANPCPCGLAIGKGLECTCSPALRRRYFARLSGPLLDRVDVQVEVQPVDRVERAEGTSEPTSSVAARVLVAREAARARLTDTPWSTNAEMPGRFLRDLLRPHPGLLGPIERAMTEGRLSLRGVDRVLRMAWTLADLAGRVAPTASDVGNALLLRTGGDHG, from the coding sequence ATGGGTACGGCGACCACGCGGGCGGTATCGCTCGTCGGGATGCAGGGGCACGTGGTGGAGGTGCAGGCACACCTCGCGGCGTCGGTCCCGGGGTTCTCGCTGGTGGGGCTGCCCGACGCCGCCCTGAGCGAGTCGCGGGACCGGGTGCGGGCCGCGGTGACCTCTACGGGGCTGCAGTGGCCGGTCAAGAAGATCACGGTGAACCTGTCGCCCGCGTCGCTGCGCAAGCAGGGCAGCGCCTACGACCTGGCGATCGCCGTGGCGATCCTGGCGGGCGCCGAAGGGCCGTCGTCCGCCGGGCTGAGCCGGACCGGCCTCGACCGGATGGTGCACCTGGGTGAGCTTGGGCTCGACGGGCGGCTCCAGCCGGTGCGCGGGGTGCTGCCGAGCGTGGCAGCGGCGGTCGACGCGGGATACCCGGACGTCGTCGTGGCGGCCGGGGACCTCGACGAGGCGCGGCTGGTCCCCGGGGCGCGGGTGGTCGGTGCGGCGAGCCTGGCAGAGGTCGTGGCCCTGCACGGCGGGCCGCCCGAGCTGGTGCGGGACGTGGTGACCGTCCGGCCGGCCCGGCCAGCCCTGCCCGCGCGCCAGCCGGGCGACCTGGCCGACGTGATCGGCCAGGAGCGTCCGCGGGCCGCCCTGGAGGTCGCGGCCGCGGGCGGCCACCACCTGCTCCTGGTCGGCCCACCGGGCGCGGGCAAGACGATGCTGGCCTCGCGCCTGCCGGGGATCCTTCCCGACCTCACCGACCGGGAGGCCGTCGAGGTCACCGCCGTGCACTCTGTGGCGGGCACGTTCGACCCGGGCGGAGGACTGATCCGCAGGCCCCCGTTCGAGGACCCGCACCACACGGCCACGCAGGCGGCGGTGGTCGGGGGCGGGTCCGGCGTACCGCGCCCAGGGGCGGTGTCGCGGGCGCACCGGGGCGTGCTCTTTCTGGACGAAGCGCCAGAGTTCGGGAGCAAGGTGCTGGAGACGCTGCGCCAGCCGCTGGAGCAGGGCGAGCTGGTGATCCACCGGTCGGGCGGCGCGGCGCGCTATCCCGCCCGGTTCCAGCTCGTCCTCGCGGCCAACCCGTGCCCGTGCGGGCTGGCGATCGGCAAGGGGCTGGAGTGCACGTGCTCGCCAGCGCTGCGCCGCCGCTACTTCGCACGGCTGTCCGGCCCGCTGCTGGACCGGGTGGACGTGCAGGTCGAGGTGCAGCCCGTCGACCGGGTCGAGCGGGCGGAGGGCACCTCGGAGCCGACCTCGTCGGTGGCGGCCCGGGTCCTGGTCGCGCGCGAGGCTGCGCGGGCCCGGCTGACCGACACGCCCTGGTCCACCAACGCGGAGATGCCGGGGCGGTTCCTGCGGGACCTGCTCAGACCGCATCCCGGCCTGCTGGGTCCCATCGAGCGGGCGATGACCGAGGGCAGGCTCAGCCTGCGTGGGGTGGACCGCGTGCTGCGGATGGCCTGGACCCTTGCCGATCTCGCAGGGCGCGTCGCGCCCACCGCGTCCGACGTCGGGAACGCGCTGTTGCTGCGCACGGGAGGCGACCATGGCTGA
- the tsf gene encoding translation elongation factor Ts — MANYTAADIKALRERTGAGMLDVKKALDTADGDTEKAIEIIRTKGLARAAKREGNATSEGLVAVKVDDTAAGQVATMIELNAETDFVVKNEKFIALADAVLTAAAAAGATDEVSASAAPTAEGTVADLIAAQGATLGEKIVLRRVARVEGPKVTTYLHKTAKDLPPSIGVLVVTDEAGAAVAKDVAQHIAALAPKYLTRDEVPADVVEKERAIALETSKNEGKPEAALPKIVEGRLNGFFKEVVLLDQPLAKDPKTTVGKHVAAANGSVTAFVRFRVGS; from the coding sequence ATGGCGAACTACACCGCCGCTGACATCAAGGCGCTGCGTGAGCGGACCGGCGCCGGCATGCTCGACGTCAAGAAGGCCCTGGACACGGCCGACGGCGACACCGAGAAGGCCATCGAGATCATCCGCACCAAGGGCCTGGCCCGCGCCGCCAAGCGCGAGGGCAACGCCACGTCCGAGGGTCTCGTCGCCGTCAAGGTCGACGACACCGCGGCCGGCCAGGTCGCCACGATGATCGAGCTGAACGCCGAGACGGACTTCGTCGTCAAGAACGAGAAGTTCATCGCGCTGGCCGACGCCGTCCTGACGGCCGCTGCCGCCGCCGGCGCCACCGACGAGGTCTCGGCCTCGGCGGCCCCCACCGCGGAGGGCACCGTCGCCGACCTCATCGCCGCACAGGGCGCCACGCTGGGCGAGAAGATCGTCCTGCGTCGTGTCGCGCGCGTCGAGGGCCCCAAGGTCACGACGTACCTGCACAAGACGGCCAAGGACCTGCCGCCGTCGATCGGTGTGCTCGTCGTCACCGACGAGGCGGGCGCCGCCGTCGCCAAGGACGTCGCGCAGCACATCGCCGCGCTGGCGCCGAAGTACCTCACGCGTGACGAGGTCCCGGCGGACGTCGTCGAGAAGGAGCGTGCGATCGCTCTGGAGACCTCGAAGAACGAGGGCAAGCCGGAGGCCGCGCTGCCCAAGATCGTCGAGGGTCGCCTGAACGGCTTCTTCAAGGAGGTCGTCCTGCTCGACCAGCCGCTGGCCAAGGACCCGAAGACCACTGTCGGCAAGCACGTCGCCGCAGCGAACGGTTCCGTGACCGCGTTCGTGCGTTTCCGCGTCGGTTCCTGA
- the dprA gene encoding DNA-processing protein DprA: MAEPLFELPRTELRFDVADAVLARAAWSRIAEPGDPVAGALVGHLGPAGALDWLVDAARAPERAGATLRRIGGGGLVTGGPGPGAGGASGGRADAPGRLLGPVTEGPQVAGTRAAGLVVAAVRRWAPRLDRLDPEGELAVLGRYGGTFLTPDDPRWPTTFADLGVLAPLSLWVRGDPDLARLAARSVSLVGSRACTDYGVRVTRALACGLADRGFTVVSGGANGIDAEAHRGALVSGSPTLAFLAGGVDRLYPASNTDLLLRAIEQGAVVSEVPPGSVPGKQRFLKRNRLIAAFTSGTVVVEAAVRSGALSTANHAASLLRPLGAVPGPVTSMASAGCHELLRRGAAICVTDAAEAAELVGDLGETAPRRQGETRAEDDLDAAGKAVLDALPARKPAHEHSIARAAGLALGDTTGALGLLELMGLAEQRDGGWRRR; the protein is encoded by the coding sequence ATGGCTGAACCGCTCTTCGAGCTGCCGCGCACCGAGCTGCGGTTCGACGTCGCCGACGCGGTGTTGGCACGCGCCGCCTGGAGCCGGATCGCCGAGCCGGGCGACCCTGTGGCTGGCGCCCTGGTGGGGCATCTCGGCCCCGCCGGCGCGCTCGACTGGCTGGTCGACGCCGCCCGGGCGCCAGAGCGGGCCGGAGCCACGCTCCGGCGGATCGGTGGCGGTGGTCTGGTAACCGGGGGTCCTGGGCCTGGTGCCGGTGGGGCTTCGGGTGGCCGGGCCGATGCGCCCGGGCGCTTGCTCGGGCCCGTCACCGAGGGCCCGCAGGTGGCCGGGACACGCGCGGCCGGGCTGGTAGTGGCCGCCGTGCGGCGCTGGGCGCCCCGGCTCGACCGGCTCGACCCCGAGGGCGAGCTGGCGGTGCTGGGCCGGTACGGCGGCACGTTCCTCACCCCGGACGACCCTCGCTGGCCGACGACGTTCGCCGACCTCGGCGTTCTCGCGCCGCTGTCCTTGTGGGTGCGTGGTGACCCCGACCTGGCCCGGCTGGCGGCGCGCTCGGTGTCGCTGGTGGGCTCGCGCGCCTGCACCGACTACGGCGTGCGCGTGACGCGCGCGCTGGCGTGCGGCCTGGCCGACCGTGGGTTCACGGTGGTCTCCGGGGGCGCCAACGGCATCGACGCGGAGGCGCACCGTGGTGCGCTGGTCTCGGGATCGCCCACCCTGGCGTTCCTCGCGGGCGGCGTCGACCGGCTCTACCCCGCGAGCAACACTGACCTCCTGTTGCGGGCCATCGAGCAGGGTGCGGTGGTGAGCGAGGTGCCGCCCGGGTCGGTGCCGGGCAAGCAGCGGTTCCTCAAGCGAAACCGGCTGATCGCGGCGTTCACGTCGGGCACGGTCGTGGTCGAGGCCGCGGTGCGGTCGGGGGCGCTGTCCACGGCGAACCACGCGGCGTCGCTGCTGCGCCCGCTGGGCGCCGTGCCGGGCCCGGTCACGTCGATGGCGTCGGCCGGCTGCCACGAGCTGCTCCGGCGCGGCGCTGCCATCTGCGTCACGGATGCCGCCGAGGCCGCCGAGCTGGTCGGCGACCTCGGCGAGACCGCACCGCGGCGGCAGGGCGAGACCCGGGCCGAGGACGACCTCGACGCGGCGGGCAAGGCGGTGCTCGACGCCCTGCCCGCACGGAAGCCGGCGCACGAGCACTCGATAGCCCGAGCGGCGGGACTAGCGCTCGGCGACACGACCGGGGCGCTGGGGCTGCTGGAGCTGATGGGCCTGGCCGAGCAGCGGGACGGAGGGTGGCGCAGGCGATGA
- a CDS encoding M23 family metallopeptidase, with protein sequence MTTPPRTLGPFPTAVRATLLALALALVTVAAGAPAAALRSGPDVAVQADAETLRTSGGGVRTPSTAGAASSAGRNDPAATGYVPPVPGVDPPFGVERRFDPPEQEWGAGHRGVDLLAPAGTRVVSPGPGVVTFAGQVARRGVVVVTHLDGLRSSLEPVAASVPTGTAVTAGTAIGVVEGARTGDGDPGDRTAPNHCAPQSCVHWGVRRGERYLDPLSLLDRPPIVLLPDR encoded by the coding sequence ATGACCACTCCGCCACGTACCCTCGGCCCGTTCCCCACAGCGGTCCGCGCCACGCTGCTCGCTCTCGCACTCGCTCTTGTCACGGTCGCGGCAGGTGCCCCCGCCGCTGCGCTGCGTTCCGGACCTGACGTAGCAGTCCAGGCGGATGCCGAGACGCTGCGCACGTCGGGCGGCGGCGTCCGGACCCCCTCGACCGCCGGCGCCGCGAGCAGCGCGGGCCGGAACGATCCCGCGGCGACCGGGTACGTGCCGCCCGTCCCCGGTGTGGACCCGCCGTTCGGCGTCGAGCGCCGGTTCGACCCGCCCGAGCAAGAGTGGGGCGCGGGGCACCGCGGAGTGGACCTGCTCGCTCCCGCAGGTACCCGCGTGGTCTCCCCCGGGCCCGGCGTCGTGACCTTCGCCGGACAGGTCGCGCGGCGCGGTGTAGTGGTGGTCACCCACCTCGACGGCCTGCGCAGCAGCCTGGAGCCGGTCGCCGCCTCCGTGCCGACCGGGACCGCCGTCACCGCCGGTACGGCGATAGGCGTGGTCGAGGGTGCGCGGACAGGCGACGGTGATCCAGGCGACAGGACGGCGCCGAACCACTGCGCGCCGCAGTCCTGCGTGCACTGGGGCGTGCGCAGGGGCGAGCGCTACCTCGACCCGCTATCGCTGTTGGACCGCCCGCCGATAGTGCTCCTACCCGACCGCTGA
- a CDS encoding tyrosine recombinase XerC: MDLTDLSGLPRLPEHQSDAVSRFASYLDAQRGHSAHTRRAYVADVTDLLRFAMRHGSTRLDAIDLTLLRGWLASQSERGLARSTLARRGASARAFLRWAHRTGLVPVDPSARLASPKVPRTLPTVLDVDAAGRLLDGARAAADDADEATRPAALRSWVAAELLYGAGIRVGELVSVDVGHVDSRDRLVRVLGKGGKERVVPFGIPAARSVEAWLTDGRPALVTATTGDALLVGERGGRWGQRQVREAVHRLAAQAGVDDIAPHALRHSAATHLLQGGSDLRAVQEVLGHANLATTQRYTHVDAERLRTVYAQAFPRA, from the coding sequence GTGGACCTTACCGACCTGTCCGGCCTACCTCGGCTACCCGAGCACCAGTCCGACGCCGTGTCCCGGTTCGCCAGCTACCTCGACGCGCAGCGCGGGCACTCCGCCCATACGCGGCGCGCCTATGTGGCGGACGTGACCGACCTGCTCCGGTTCGCGATGCGGCACGGCAGCACACGGCTCGACGCTATCGACCTCACCCTGCTGCGCGGTTGGCTCGCGTCGCAGTCGGAGCGCGGGCTCGCGCGCTCCACGCTCGCGCGCCGGGGCGCCTCCGCCCGCGCGTTCCTGCGCTGGGCGCACCGCACGGGGCTGGTGCCCGTGGACCCGTCGGCCCGCCTCGCGAGCCCCAAGGTGCCCCGCACCCTGCCCACAGTGCTCGACGTCGACGCCGCCGGTCGGCTGCTCGACGGGGCGCGAGCCGCCGCGGACGACGCCGACGAGGCGACGCGGCCGGCGGCCCTGCGGTCGTGGGTCGCCGCGGAGCTGCTGTACGGCGCCGGGATCCGCGTGGGTGAGCTGGTGTCCGTCGACGTCGGGCACGTGGACTCCCGGGACCGGCTCGTGCGGGTGCTCGGCAAGGGCGGCAAGGAACGCGTGGTGCCGTTCGGCATCCCGGCTGCGCGATCAGTGGAGGCCTGGCTGACCGACGGCCGGCCCGCCCTGGTGACCGCCACCACCGGTGACGCCCTGCTCGTGGGGGAGCGCGGCGGCCGCTGGGGCCAGCGCCAGGTGCGCGAGGCCGTGCACCGGCTCGCGGCCCAGGCCGGGGTGGACGACATCGCTCCCCACGCGCTCCGGCACTCCGCCGCCACGCACCTGCTGCAGGGCGGATCCGACCTGCGTGCCGTCCAGGAGGTGCTGGGCCACGCCAACCTGGCGACCACCCAGCGCTACACCCACGTCGACGCCGAGCGCCTACGCACGGTCTACGCCCAGGCGTTCCCGCGCGCCTGA
- a CDS encoding DUF2469 domain-containing protein codes for MSAEDLENYETEMELALYREYRDVVGLFSYVVETERRFYLANQVDLQVRSAAGEVYFELRLGDAWVWDVYRSARFVKSVRVVTFKDVNVEELAKAELAL; via the coding sequence GTGAGCGCCGAAGACCTCGAGAACTATGAGACGGAGATGGAGCTCGCGCTCTATCGCGAGTACCGCGACGTGGTGGGCCTGTTTTCCTATGTGGTGGAGACCGAACGCCGGTTCTACCTGGCCAACCAGGTGGACCTGCAGGTCCGGTCCGCCGCGGGCGAGGTGTACTTCGAGCTGCGGCTCGGCGACGCCTGGGTGTGGGACGTCTACCGGTCGGCGCGCTTCGTGAAGTCGGTGCGCGTGGTGACGTTCAAGGACGTGAACGTCGAGGAGCTGGCTAAGGCCGAGCTGGCGCTCTGA